The following are from one region of the Roseobacter fucihabitans genome:
- a CDS encoding alpha-hydroxy acid oxidase gives MPIITTIQDLKDLHRRRTPRMFYDYAESGSWTEQTFRENTTDFEKIRLRQRVAVDMTGRSTASQMIGQDVSMPVALAPVGSTGMQHADGEILAAKAAEKFGVPFTLSTMSICSIEDVAENTTKPFWFQLYAMRDKTFIKNIIQRAKDAKCSALVVTLDLQILGQRHKDIKNGLSIPIRPTLPNLIDLATKWRWIAGMAKTKRHAFGNIVGHIDGISDLSSLSVWAAESFDPQLNWEEVKEIKKMWGGPLILKGILDAEDAKMALQVGADAIIVSNHGGRQLDGALSSIRALPAIMDAVGDKIEVHLDSGIRSGQDVLKALAMGAKGTYIGRAFVHGLGAMGEAGVTKALEVIHKELDVTMALCGETQVRDLGRHDLLIPEDFEGRWQA, from the coding sequence ATGCCAATTATTACCACAATCCAGGATCTCAAGGATCTGCACCGCCGCCGCACACCCCGGATGTTTTATGATTACGCCGAATCGGGAAGCTGGACCGAACAGACCTTCCGCGAAAACACGACTGATTTTGAAAAGATCAGACTACGCCAGCGGGTGGCGGTTGATATGACCGGGCGCTCCACCGCCAGCCAGATGATCGGGCAGGATGTGTCCATGCCGGTCGCGCTGGCCCCTGTCGGCTCCACCGGGATGCAGCATGCGGATGGTGAAATTCTGGCTGCGAAGGCCGCAGAAAAATTTGGTGTGCCGTTTACGCTCTCGACCATGTCGATCTGTTCGATCGAGGATGTGGCGGAAAACACCACCAAACCCTTCTGGTTTCAGCTTTATGCCATGCGCGACAAGACCTTCATCAAGAACATTATCCAACGGGCGAAGGACGCGAAATGTTCGGCGCTTGTGGTCACGCTGGATCTGCAAATCCTCGGACAACGCCACAAGGACATCAAAAACGGGCTCAGCATTCCGATCCGGCCCACCCTGCCCAACCTGATTGATCTGGCAACCAAATGGCGCTGGATCGCGGGGATGGCCAAGACCAAACGACACGCATTCGGCAATATCGTCGGCCATATCGATGGGATCAGCGATCTGTCCTCGCTGTCTGTCTGGGCCGCGGAGAGCTTTGATCCGCAGCTGAATTGGGAAGAGGTCAAGGAGATCAAGAAGATGTGGGGCGGCCCGCTGATCCTGAAGGGGATATTGGATGCAGAAGACGCCAAAATGGCGCTGCAAGTGGGCGCGGATGCAATTATCGTGTCCAACCACGGCGGGCGTCAATTGGACGGCGCGCTCTCTTCCATTCGTGCGTTGCCCGCGATCATGGACGCGGTCGGTGACAAAATCGAAGTGCATCTCGACAGCGGTATCCGTTCGGGTCAGGATGTGCTCAAGGCGCTCGCGATGGGGGCAAAAGGCACCTACATCGGGCGCGCGTTTGTGCATGGGTTGGGTGCGATGGGCGAGGCCGGTGTGACCAAGGCGCTGGAGGTCATCCACAAGGAGCTGGACGTGACCATGGCGCTATGCGGTGAGACACAGGTGCGCGATCTGGGGCGTCATGATCTGCTGATACCAGAGGATTTCGAAGGCCGCTGGCAGGCCTGA
- the trpA gene encoding tryptophan synthase subunit alpha, with the protein MTRIDAKFAELSKAGKKAFVSYVMAGDPDFDTSLEIVRGLPGAGVDIIELGLPFTDPMADGPTIQLAGQRALETGMTLQRTLDLARAFREGDQTTPIVLMGYYNPIYSRGVDDFLRAAKEAGIDGLIVVDLPPEEDSELCLPAQAAGLNFIRLATPTTDDKRLPRVLQNTSGFVYYVSITGITGAAEADAVDVAPEVARIKKQGGLPVVVGFGVNTPEKSRAIASVADGVVVGSAIVGKIAAGDSVADVLAFVKTLSDGAHSV; encoded by the coding sequence ATGACCCGTATTGATGCTAAATTTGCAGAACTCTCAAAGGCCGGAAAGAAGGCATTTGTATCCTATGTGATGGCCGGTGATCCGGATTTCGACACCTCTCTCGAAATCGTGCGGGGCCTTCCCGGTGCGGGTGTCGATATCATCGAACTGGGCCTGCCTTTTACCGATCCGATGGCGGATGGCCCGACGATCCAACTGGCCGGTCAACGCGCCCTTGAAACAGGTATGACCTTGCAACGCACCCTCGATCTGGCGCGCGCTTTCCGCGAGGGTGACCAGACAACACCAATTGTGTTGATGGGGTATTACAATCCGATCTACAGCCGCGGCGTCGATGACTTTCTGCGCGCCGCAAAAGAGGCGGGCATTGACGGGTTGATCGTTGTGGATCTGCCCCCGGAAGAGGACAGTGAATTATGCCTGCCCGCACAGGCGGCAGGGTTGAATTTTATTCGCCTCGCCACCCCGACGACGGATGACAAGCGCCTGCCACGCGTGCTGCAAAACACATCCGGGTTCGTCTATTACGTCTCGATTACCGGCATTACCGGCGCGGCCGAAGCGGATGCGGTCGATGTTGCCCCGGAAGTTGCGCGGATCAAGAAACAGGGCGGATTGCCTGTGGTCGTTGGTTTTGGCGTGAACACGCCGGAAAAATCGCGCGCCATCGCAAGCGTTGCAGATGGTGTTGTCGTTGGCTCCGCAATTGTCGGAAAAATCGCAGCAGGCGACAGTGTCGCCGATGTTCTGGCCTTCGTGAAAACCCTTTCCGATGGTGCCCATTCGGTCTGA